The Synergistaceae bacterium sequence TCCGAAGAGACAGGGCCGCAGCGTGTTGTGAAAGTTTGCAGCTTTATGAAATCAGGGGCGAAATCGATTTGACTTTGGCTTTTACTCCGCTGTCAACGGACAGCATAAAGGAATATCACGAGCTTTTCAGCAAATGCCGGGAAAAAGCTTCCGACTATACTTTCATCAATCTGTGGGGATGGTCAGAGGAACGCCGCTATATCTGGGCCTTCAGAGACGGTTTATGCTGGCTGCGGGCAACCGCCGGCGCCTCCCCCGCCTGGTGGGCCCCCGTGGGAGACTGGAGACGGCCGGACTGGGCGCAAATCATGGAGGACAACGTTCCGCCGGAGACGGCGTTCGAGCGGGTCCCTCAGGAGCTCGCGGAGATCTGGTCCGAGCAGCTGCAGGGGCGCTGCCGCATGGAAGAACAGCGCAACGAATGGGAATATCTTTACGACTTCGACAAAATGGTCTCTCTCTCCGGCAATAAACTGCACAGGAAAAAAAACCTGCTGACTCAATTCAAAAAAAAGTACGACTACACCTATTCCCCCGTGTCCTGCCAAAACATCGGAGCCATTCGAGAGATGCAGGCAGAGTGGCGCCGGTGGCGCGGCTGCAGAGAATCTCCCGGGCTTGAGGCCGAAAACATCGCCATCACGCGGGTGCTCGACGAATGGGAAAGACTTCCTGGCATTTTGGGCGGAGAAATTTCCGTGAACGACAGGATTGCGGCCTACACCGTGGCGGAAGACCTGGGGAACGGGACTGTCGTCATTCACTTCGAAAAAGGGTTGGAGTTTTACAAAGGCGTCTATCAGG is a genomic window containing:
- a CDS encoding phosphatidylglycerol lysyltransferase domain-containing protein → MTLAFTPLSTDSIKEYHELFSKCREKASDYTFINLWGWSEERRYIWAFRDGLCWLRATAGASPAWWAPVGDWRRPDWAQIMEDNVPPETAFERVPQELAEIWSEQLQGRCRMEEQRNEWEYLYDFDKMVSLSGNKLHRKKNLLTQFKKKYDYTYSPVSCQNIGAIREMQAEWRRWRGCRESPGLEAENIAITRVLDEWERLPGILGGEISVNDRIAAYTVAEDLGNGTVVIHFEKGLEFYKGVYQAINQMFLSSLTSPAGSAGFHTVNREQDMGVQGIRQAKESYSPTGFLKKYRVTWTG